The Daucus carota subsp. sativus chromosome 7, DH1 v3.0, whole genome shotgun sequence genome window below encodes:
- the LOC135147878 gene encoding putative dynamin-related protein 4A, with protein MEFIKPETSIILNVISATVNFPTCKSIRMSEHVDKTGDRTLAIVTKSDKAPDGLHQEVKEDNMKIGLAYVCVRNRIGDESYEVARMKETKLFQYHPLLKNINMSMVGVPVLAQKLVPIQAHIISKSFLKQ; from the exons ATGGAATTCATTAAGCCAGAAACAAGTATAATACTCAATGTTATCTCTGCAACTGTTAATTTCCCTACTTGTAAATCTATTCGAATGTCAGAGCATGTGGACAAAACAGGAGATAGGACTTTGGCAATTGTTACTAAATCAGATAAAGCTCCTGATGGACTGCATCAGGAGGTGAAGGAAGATAATATGAAAATAGGTCTGGCCTATGTATGTGTGAGGAACCGAATTGGTGACGAATCTTATGAAgttgcaaggatgaaagaaacTAAACTTTTTCAATATCATCCattacttaaaaatattaacatgtctaTGGTTGGTGTTCCTGTTTTGGCACAAAAACTTGTCCCGATTCAAGCTCATATTATATCTAAATCCTTCCTG AAGCAATAA